In one window of Solanum pennellii chromosome 2, SPENNV200 DNA:
- the LOC107011882 gene encoding uncharacterized protein LOC107011882, which produces MAVSSSHAAFSFLSPLRSHSIVPETSLLSFNPALVGYPFTATNRRRPFIITVSSKSKNELSVDKKRQLLEQYGLNPDEYLSEPSPKTKKRREQSKSGTGKQVLVEEPKHTRETHKLLQVVGGTARRKKLLSPKSMDVRPMMEVVKAAAFGILQAAGGCPASLRPGRWLDLYSGTGSVGIEAISRGCSEVHFVEMDPWVVSDVLRPNLEWTGFLDASVIHTVRVESFLERAEHFLGKDGSFDYISVTPPYAVVDYSILMDQISKSSIVGENTFILVEYPFRTDMLDSCGCLVKISDRRFGRTHLAIYGPKWALKKKYVEKTKRKQEKLDLLKEVEISAS; this is translated from the exons ATGGCGGTTTCATCCTCACACGCTgcattttcttttctctcacCTCTTCGGTCTCACTCAATCGTCCCGGAGACCAGTTTGCTTAGCTTCAATCCTGCTCTCGTCGGATATCCTTTCACAGCCACCAATCGTCGCCGGCCGTTCATTATCACAGTCTCTTCCA AATCCAAAAATGAACTCTCAGTTGATAAGAAAAGGCAGTTACTTGAACAATACGGGTTAAATCCGGATGAGTACTTATCTGAACCATCTCCAAAG acaaagaagagaagagaacaATCCAAGAGCGGAACCGGAAAACAGGTTCTAGTAGAAGAACCTAAACATACACGGGAGACACATAAATTGCTTCAG GTAGTTGGGGGGACGGCTCGAAGGAAGAAATTACTCTCACCAAAGAGCATGGATGTGCGTCCCATGATGGAAGTTGTAAAAGCTGCTGCATTTGGTATTTTGCAA GCAGCGGGTGGTTGCCCTGCATCTTTGAGGCCTGGCCGTTGGTTGGACCTATATAGTGGGACAGGATCAGTTGGTATAGAAGCCATCAGCCGAGGGTGTTCTGAG GTGCATTTTGTTGAGATGGACCCTTGGGTTGTCTCAGATGTTCTCCGGCCAAATTTAGAATGGACTGGTTTCCTTGATGCGTCTGTCATACATACCGTCCGTGTTGAAAGCTTCTTGGAGCGTGCCGAACATTTTCTTG GTAAAGATGGGAGCTTTGATTATATTAGTGTTACACCACCATATGCTGTTGTTGATTACAGTATATTAATGgatcaaatttcaaaatcatcAATTGTGGGCGAAAATACATTTATA CTGGTGGAGTACCCTTTCAGAACTGACATGCTGGATTCATGTGGTTGCCTTGTTAAG ATATCTGATCGGCGGTTTGGTCGAACGCATTTGGCAATATATGGACCAAAGTGGGCACTGAAAAAGAAATATGTAGAGAAGACAAAGAGAAAGCAGGAAAAGCTGGATTTGCTCAAGGAAGTGGAGATTTCAGCATCGTAA